A genomic window from Lentibacter algarum includes:
- the hrpB gene encoding ATP-dependent helicase HrpB — MQNLPIHDALPALLAAFQSGTRAVLQAPPGAGKTTVVPLALLSSGLVTGRILMLEPRRLAARSAAEYMASTLGEEIGATVGYRIRGESKTSKQTRVEVVTEGILTRMLQSDPELSGVGMVIFDEFHERSLNADLGLALCLEISEALRDDLRLLVMSATLDAAPVAALMGGAPVVTSEGRSFPVETRWLEKPLPKGARIAEAMVEQILSILPETNGGLLAFLPGEGEIRRAAAQLDARVPEGVSVHMLFGALPFKDQQAAIRPAKSGRKIVLATSIAETSLTIEDVRVVLDAGLARRARYDAGSGLSRLVTEKVSRAEATQRQGRAGRVATGTCYRLWTRGEEGALPAFAPAEIEVADLAPFALELALWGSADLPLLTAPPEGTLAEAQSLLLALGAHDTEHRITAHGRTLAALPVHPRLGHMLALAGKSAAPVAALLSERDILKGAPADLALRLKALENPRAVPHQVNHAALAQVRTEAKRLARTAPDVPTGYSPAQMAALAYPDRIALRRTGDAPRFLTSGGKGTYLADDDPLAAARLLVVTDTDGHPREARIRAALQISEAELREVFAPDITWQNSCHWSRRERRVMALEEERFGQLALQSRIWKDAPQEDTARAMCGGIRELGLKPSPAAERLRARVALLTQAGHEMPDMSDTALLETLEVWLTPYITGVKTDAQWKSFDIHSALQAQLTYEQTQLLAQHAPAHFTTPLGRQIPIDYAGDDPEISLRIQEMFGQRTHPQVAGKPLRVTLLSPAQRPVQTTMDIPAFWDTSYSDVRKDMRGRYPRHPWPEDPREADPTLRTKRRS; from the coding sequence ATGCAAAACTTGCCGATCCATGATGCGCTCCCCGCGCTCCTCGCCGCATTCCAAAGCGGCACGCGCGCGGTGCTTCAAGCCCCTCCCGGCGCGGGTAAAACAACAGTCGTACCCCTTGCATTGCTGAGTTCAGGTCTCGTCACTGGCCGCATCCTCATGCTTGAGCCTCGCCGCCTCGCAGCGCGCTCCGCAGCCGAATATATGGCCTCCACACTTGGGGAGGAGATCGGCGCAACAGTCGGCTACCGCATCCGCGGCGAAAGCAAGACAAGCAAGCAAACGCGTGTGGAAGTTGTCACCGAAGGCATCCTCACCCGCATGTTGCAATCTGATCCCGAGCTTTCAGGCGTGGGCATGGTGATCTTTGACGAGTTCCACGAACGCTCGCTCAACGCCGATCTCGGCCTCGCCCTCTGCCTAGAAATCAGCGAAGCCCTCCGCGATGATCTCAGGCTGCTGGTGATGTCTGCCACGCTAGATGCCGCCCCCGTCGCCGCGCTCATGGGCGGCGCACCCGTGGTCACATCCGAAGGCCGCAGCTTTCCTGTTGAAACCCGTTGGCTTGAAAAGCCGCTTCCCAAGGGCGCACGGATTGCCGAAGCCATGGTAGAGCAAATCCTCAGCATACTGCCCGAGACAAACGGCGGCCTCCTTGCGTTCCTCCCGGGCGAAGGAGAAATTCGCCGCGCGGCCGCCCAGCTTGATGCACGCGTCCCCGAGGGCGTCTCGGTTCACATGCTTTTCGGCGCACTCCCCTTCAAAGATCAGCAAGCCGCCATCCGCCCCGCAAAATCTGGACGCAAAATCGTGTTGGCAACCTCCATCGCCGAAACCTCGCTGACCATCGAAGATGTCCGCGTGGTGCTCGACGCAGGCCTCGCCCGCCGCGCGCGCTATGATGCAGGCTCTGGCCTTTCCCGCCTCGTTACAGAAAAGGTCAGCCGTGCAGAAGCCACCCAGCGCCAAGGACGCGCAGGCCGTGTGGCGACAGGCACCTGCTATCGCCTCTGGACACGGGGCGAAGAAGGCGCGCTGCCCGCCTTTGCGCCTGCTGAAATTGAGGTGGCTGATCTTGCCCCTTTCGCCCTTGAACTCGCCCTTTGGGGCAGCGCTGATTTGCCCCTGCTCACAGCTCCCCCCGAAGGCACACTCGCAGAGGCGCAAAGCCTCCTGTTGGCCCTTGGTGCCCATGATACAGAGCATCGCATTACTGCTCATGGCCGCACGCTCGCGGCCCTGCCCGTACACCCGCGCCTTGGCCACATGCTTGCCCTCGCAGGTAAATCTGCCGCGCCTGTCGCAGCACTTCTGAGCGAACGTGATATTCTTAAGGGCGCACCCGCCGATCTCGCTTTGCGCCTCAAAGCGCTGGAAAACCCCCGTGCTGTGCCCCATCAGGTCAATCACGCCGCGCTTGCCCAAGTCCGCACCGAAGCCAAGCGCCTCGCCCGCACAGCGCCCGATGTACCCACAGGCTATTCTCCCGCTCAAATGGCTGCGCTCGCCTATCCTGATCGCATCGCGCTGCGCCGCACAGGCGATGCGCCACGCTTTCTCACATCGGGCGGCAAAGGCACATATCTTGCCGATGACGATCCACTCGCCGCCGCCCGCCTGCTTGTCGTGACAGACACCGACGGTCACCCGCGCGAGGCCCGCATTCGCGCTGCGCTCCAGATATCAGAGGCCGAGCTGCGTGAGGTCTTCGCTCCCGACATAACATGGCAAAACTCTTGTCATTGGTCCCGCCGCGAGCGCCGCGTGATGGCGCTGGAGGAAGAGCGCTTTGGCCAACTCGCACTGCAATCGCGAATATGGAAAGACGCGCCGCAAGAAGACACAGCCCGCGCCATGTGCGGCGGCATCCGCGAGCTCGGCCTCAAGCCCTCTCCCGCCGCCGAGCGCCTACGCGCGCGCGTTGCTCTTCTGACGCAAGCAGGCCACGAGATGCCCGATATGTCCGACACAGCGCTCCTTGAGACATTGGAGGTTTGGCTTACACCATATATTACAGGCGTAAAAACAGATGCGCAGTGGAAGTCCTTTGACATCCATTCAGCGCTCCAAGCGCAGCTGACCTACGAACAAACCCAGCTCTTGGCTCAGCACGCCCCCGCTCATTTCACCACGCCCTTGGGCCGTCAGATCCCGATTGATTACGCGGGCGATGATCCCGAAATCTCGCTGCGCATTCAGGAAATGTTTGGCCAGCGCACCCACCCCCAAGTCGCGGGCAAGCCTCTACGCGTCACGCTCCTGTCGCCCGCCCAGCGCCCCGTGCAAACCACAATGGATATCCCAGCATTCTGGGATACCTCCTATTCTGATGTGCGCAAAGACATGCGTGGCCGCTATCCCCGCCACCCGTGGCCCGAAGACCCCCGCGAAGCAGACCCTACCCTGCGTACAAAACGCCGCTCATGA
- the meaB gene encoding methylmalonyl Co-A mutase-associated GTPase MeaB produces MDIEAVADRILDGDRRALARAITLVESGREDHRAEARALLERLKGAGRQALRIGLSGTPGVGKSTFIESFGLMLVKAGLRVAVLAVDPSSARSGGSILGDKTRMEFLSREPAAFIRPSPSQTQLGGVARRTREAVALCEAAGFDVVLIETVGVGQSETVVAEMSDLFVLLLAPAGGDELQGVKRGIMEMADLILVNKADGDLKSAATRTCADYAGALRLLRKRAQDPEGYPKAMTVSALEEHGLSVAWEAMCELNDWRRANGHFDGTRARQARHWFAEDVRQGLLARLQTGEMRSVMDALAAEVEAGQMTPSAAAAEALEKLGG; encoded by the coding sequence ATGGATATTGAAGCAGTAGCAGACCGAATTCTTGATGGGGACCGCCGCGCTCTGGCGCGGGCGATTACGCTTGTGGAAAGTGGCCGCGAAGACCACCGCGCGGAGGCCCGTGCCCTTCTGGAGCGTCTGAAGGGGGCAGGGCGGCAAGCCTTGCGGATCGGACTTTCGGGCACGCCAGGCGTGGGCAAGTCGACGTTTATCGAAAGCTTTGGCTTGATGCTTGTGAAGGCAGGGCTGCGCGTTGCTGTGCTGGCTGTCGATCCAAGCTCGGCACGCTCTGGCGGGTCTATTCTGGGCGATAAGACTCGGATGGAATTTCTGAGCCGAGAGCCTGCGGCGTTTATCCGCCCTTCGCCAAGCCAGACCCAGCTTGGTGGTGTGGCACGGCGTACGAGGGAAGCTGTCGCACTCTGTGAGGCGGCTGGGTTTGATGTTGTCTTGATCGAAACTGTTGGTGTGGGCCAGTCGGAGACTGTTGTCGCCGAAATGTCGGATCTCTTTGTGTTGTTGCTCGCTCCAGCGGGAGGCGACGAGCTTCAAGGCGTGAAGCGCGGTATTATGGAGATGGCTGACCTGATCCTTGTGAATAAGGCGGATGGTGATCTGAAATCTGCGGCGACACGGACCTGCGCGGACTATGCGGGCGCGCTGAGGCTTTTGCGCAAGCGGGCTCAAGACCCTGAAGGCTACCCAAAGGCTATGACTGTTTCAGCGCTGGAAGAGCATGGGTTGTCTGTGGCTTGGGAGGCGATGTGCGAGCTCAATGATTGGCGGCGCGCCAATGGGCATTTCGACGGAACGCGCGCGCGACAGGCGCGGCATTGGTTTGCTGAAGATGTACGCCAAGGGCTACTGGCGCGGCTTCAAACAGGCGAGATGCGCAGTGTGATGGATGCGCTTGCGGCAGAGGTTGAGGCCGGGCAGATGACCCCCTCGGCCGCCGCGGCAGAGGCACTTGAAAAGCTTGGCGGCTAA
- the hisD gene encoding histidinol dehydrogenase encodes MAIRYLKSSDTTAEAQAGADVRDTVSVMLARIKAGGEAAALDYSKRLDGWDGDIVVTEAAVAEAVRAVPQGLKDDIAWAHDNIRRFAEAQLATVSEMEIELRPGLLAGQKLIPLHAAGAYVPGGRYAHIASALMTITTAKVAGVSHITACSPPKPDQGIHPAILYAMQLAGADRILAMGGVQGVAAMAGGLFGAAPADILIGPGNAYVAEAKRQMFGPVGIDMFAGPTDSMVIADGRADAYTVAWDLVSQAEHGHNSPVWLVSDNGALAQFVMKLVPQLMAELPESNRAAAEAAWRDLGEVILCDTREEMAEVANRYGPEHLHVQAAELDWWSDALTSYGSLFLGEETTVSFGDKAAGPNHTLPTSGAARYTGGLSVHKFLKTVTWQRVQAKALPELARVTASISRHEGMEGHARAADIRLEKQRAKLRLAAG; translated from the coding sequence ATGGCCATCCGCTATTTGAAATCATCCGACACCACCGCCGAGGCGCAAGCCGGCGCAGATGTGCGCGACACCGTCTCTGTGATGTTGGCGCGGATCAAGGCGGGGGGCGAAGCGGCGGCCCTTGATTATTCCAAGCGCCTTGATGGTTGGGATGGCGATATCGTGGTTACTGAAGCGGCTGTTGCGGAGGCCGTGCGGGCTGTGCCGCAAGGGCTCAAGGATGATATTGCTTGGGCGCATGACAATATCCGTCGCTTTGCGGAGGCGCAGCTGGCGACGGTGAGCGAAATGGAAATAGAGCTGCGGCCCGGGCTTTTGGCCGGGCAGAAGCTTATTCCGTTGCACGCTGCGGGGGCTTATGTGCCTGGGGGGCGTTATGCGCATATTGCTAGCGCGTTGATGACCATTACGACGGCAAAGGTGGCGGGGGTCAGTCACATCACGGCGTGTTCACCGCCAAAGCCTGACCAAGGCATTCACCCTGCGATCCTTTATGCGATGCAGCTTGCGGGCGCGGACCGCATTCTTGCAATGGGGGGTGTGCAGGGGGTCGCTGCGATGGCGGGGGGGCTGTTTGGCGCGGCGCCTGCGGATATCCTGATCGGACCGGGGAACGCATATGTTGCCGAAGCCAAGCGGCAGATGTTTGGCCCCGTGGGCATTGATATGTTTGCGGGACCGACCGATAGCATGGTGATCGCGGACGGACGTGCGGACGCTTATACTGTGGCTTGGGATCTCGTGTCTCAGGCGGAGCATGGGCACAATTCGCCTGTTTGGCTTGTAAGTGACAATGGGGCGCTTGCGCAGTTTGTTATGAAGCTTGTGCCGCAGCTTATGGCGGAGCTACCCGAGAGCAACCGTGCGGCGGCAGAGGCGGCGTGGCGGGATCTTGGCGAAGTGATCTTGTGTGATACGCGTGAGGAGATGGCCGAGGTGGCCAACCGATACGGGCCTGAGCATTTGCACGTGCAGGCGGCGGAGCTTGACTGGTGGTCTGATGCGCTGACGTCTTATGGCTCACTGTTTTTGGGTGAGGAGACGACTGTCAGCTTTGGGGACAAAGCGGCCGGGCCGAACCATACGCTGCCCACATCAGGCGCGGCGCGTTATACGGGTGGGCTGTCTGTGCATAAGTTTCTCAAAACCGTGACGTGGCAGCGCGTACAGGCCAAAGCCTTGCCAGAGCTTGCGCGAGTGACGGCGAGTATTTCTCGCCATGAGGGCATGGAGGGCCACGCGCGTGCAGCCGATATCAGGCTTGAGAAGCAACGCGCCAAACTTAGACTGGCAGCGGGCTGA
- a CDS encoding arginine transporter, with protein sequence MSFKITFTALASLALIASCGGGGYKSAARYAPKAPVAVGSASGPISRACLMSDRKARSRQLCGCIQAVADMSLSGRDQSLAASFYSNPQKAQDIRQSDNPNNERFWKKYREYADTAEQICG encoded by the coding sequence ATGAGTTTCAAGATCACGTTTACCGCCCTGGCCTCCCTTGCGCTTATCGCGTCTTGCGGAGGAGGGGGTTACAAATCCGCCGCACGCTACGCACCCAAAGCGCCTGTTGCTGTCGGTTCCGCCTCCGGACCAATTTCGCGCGCCTGCCTGATGTCCGATCGCAAAGCACGCTCACGTCAGCTCTGCGGCTGCATCCAAGCCGTCGCCGATATGAGCCTCTCTGGCCGCGATCAGTCCCTCGCCGCGTCCTTTTACAGCAATCCCCAAAAAGCACAGGACATCCGCCAGTCGGACAATCCAAACAACGAACGATTCTGGAAAAAGTACCGCGAATACGCAGACACCGCGGAGCAAATCTGCGGCTAA
- the lepA gene encoding translation elongation factor 4, whose product MTDLTHIRNFSIVAHIDHGKSTLADRLIQETNTVAARDMKEQMLDAMDIERERGITIKANTVRIEYTAQNGENYVLNLIDTPGHVDFAYEVSRSMRAVEGSLLVVDSTQGVEAQTLANVYQAIDADHEIVPVLNKIDLPASECDRVAEQIEDVIGIDASGAIRVSAKTGVGIKETLEAVVNLLPAPKGDRAAPLKAMLVDSWYDSYLGVIVLVRIMDGVLKKGDTIMMMQNGSKHHVDRIGVFRPAMQPVDELGPGEIGFLTASIKQVRDTKVGDTITHDKRPTEKALPGFKPSVPVVFCGLFPVDSAEFEDLRDAIEKLALNDASFSYEMETSAALGFGFRCGFLGLLHLEVIRDRIEREYDIELITTAPSVIYHVYMKDGTMQELHNPADMPDLTYVDHLEEPRIKATILVPDEYLGDVLKLCQDRRGIQMDLTYAGSRAMVVYDLPLNEVVFDFYDRLKSVTKGYASFDYQMIGYREDYLVKMSILVNDEPVDALSTMVHRDRADMRGRAMVEKLKDLIPRHMFKIPIQAAIGGKVIARETLSAMRKDVTAKCYGGDASRKRKLLDKQKAGKKKMRQFGKVDIPQEAFISALKMDG is encoded by the coding sequence ATGACAGACCTTACACACATACGCAATTTCTCGATCGTGGCGCATATTGACCACGGGAAATCCACGCTTGCTGACCGGCTTATTCAGGAGACGAATACAGTCGCTGCTCGGGATATGAAGGAGCAAATGCTGGATGCGATGGACATCGAGCGCGAGCGTGGGATTACGATCAAGGCGAACACTGTGCGGATCGAATATACCGCGCAGAATGGCGAGAATTATGTGCTCAATCTGATCGACACGCCCGGGCATGTCGACTTTGCTTATGAGGTCTCCCGCTCGATGCGTGCGGTTGAGGGCTCTTTGCTTGTCGTGGACAGCACTCAGGGCGTCGAAGCGCAGACGCTGGCAAACGTCTATCAGGCGATTGATGCGGACCACGAGATTGTGCCTGTGCTCAATAAGATCGACTTGCCTGCAAGCGAATGTGACCGTGTGGCCGAGCAGATCGAAGATGTGATCGGGATCGACGCCTCAGGCGCAATCCGTGTTTCGGCAAAGACCGGTGTTGGTATCAAGGAAACGCTTGAGGCCGTGGTCAATCTTTTGCCTGCGCCCAAGGGAGACCGTGCGGCGCCACTCAAGGCGATGCTCGTGGACAGCTGGTATGACTCGTATCTTGGCGTGATTGTTCTGGTGCGGATCATGGATGGGGTGCTCAAGAAGGGCGATACCATCATGATGATGCAAAACGGCTCTAAGCATCATGTGGACCGCATTGGCGTGTTTCGTCCGGCTATGCAGCCTGTCGACGAACTGGGGCCAGGGGAGATCGGCTTTCTGACCGCTTCCATCAAGCAGGTGCGCGACACCAAGGTGGGCGACACGATCACCCATGATAAGCGTCCCACGGAAAAGGCACTGCCGGGCTTTAAGCCCTCTGTGCCTGTGGTGTTCTGTGGCTTGTTTCCTGTGGACAGTGCCGAGTTTGAAGACCTGCGCGACGCGATTGAAAAGCTGGCGCTCAATGATGCGAGCTTCAGCTACGAGATGGAAACATCTGCGGCGCTGGGCTTTGGCTTTCGCTGTGGGTTCCTCGGGCTTTTGCACCTTGAGGTGATCCGCGACCGGATCGAGCGCGAGTATGATATTGAACTCATCACCACCGCGCCGAGCGTTATTTACCATGTTTACATGAAAGACGGCACGATGCAGGAGTTGCACAACCCTGCCGATATGCCCGACCTCACCTATGTGGACCACTTGGAAGAGCCGCGCATCAAGGCGACGATCCTTGTACCGGACGAATACCTCGGGGACGTTTTGAAGCTTTGCCAAGACCGTCGCGGTATCCAGATGGACCTGACCTATGCGGGCAGCCGTGCCATGGTCGTTTATGACTTGCCGCTCAACGAGGTTGTGTTTGATTTCTATGACCGTCTGAAGAGCGTGACCAAGGGCTACGCGAGCTTTGACTATCAGATGATCGGCTATCGTGAGGATTATCTCGTTAAGATGTCGATCCTTGTCAACGACGAGCCTGTGGACGCGTTGAGCACTATGGTGCACCGTGACCGTGCCGATATGCGCGGGCGGGCGATGGTTGAGAAGCTCAAGGACCTGATCCCGCGGCATATGTTTAAAATCCCGATCCAAGCGGCGATTGGCGGCAAAGTGATTGCCCGCGAGACACTATCCGCGATGCGCAAGGACGTGACCGCGAAGTGCTACGGCGGGGACGCTTCACGTAAGCGCAAGCTTCTGGACAAGCAGAAAGCTGGTAAGAAGAAGATGCGCCAGTTCGGGAAAGTGGATATCCCGCAGGAAGCGTTTATTTCTGCGTTGAAGATGGATGGGTGA
- a CDS encoding TraR/DksA C4-type zinc finger protein — MDIELAKQTLLARRAELTAHLHEVEDQLDEPPSKDWEDRSAERQGDEVLEALGAQELAEVRQIDAALARVEAGTYGECVKCGGEIATARLQLLPATPLCAGCAK; from the coding sequence ATGGATATTGAACTCGCAAAGCAAACACTTCTGGCGCGGCGGGCTGAGCTCACGGCGCATTTGCATGAGGTGGAAGACCAGCTTGATGAGCCGCCCTCCAAGGACTGGGAAGACCGCTCTGCCGAGCGGCAGGGGGACGAGGTTCTTGAAGCGCTGGGCGCGCAGGAGCTTGCCGAGGTGCGCCAGATCGATGCAGCATTGGCGCGGGTTGAGGCGGGCACTTATGGCGAGTGTGTCAAATGTGGTGGCGAGATTGCCACGGCACGGCTTCAGCTTTTGCCCGCAACGCCGCTCTGTGCGGGGTGTGCCAAGTGA
- a CDS encoding cytochrome b/b6 domain-containing protein, translating into MTYKTPQIILHWLVFGLIAWQFIGHEPIRGAFDLWMKEGVFAPSIMVVGHVAGGMLVLVLALWRLGLRRKHGVPPLPEEEGPLGRALAHLTHGALYALMLLMPVSGAVAWFGSSESAAYAHGLLRFGMLGFVALHVVGALYHQFVLKDNLMARMKRTR; encoded by the coding sequence ATGACGTATAAGACACCCCAGATCATCTTGCATTGGCTCGTGTTCGGGCTGATTGCTTGGCAGTTTATCGGCCATGAGCCGATCCGTGGCGCTTTTGATCTCTGGATGAAGGAGGGGGTATTTGCGCCCTCGATTATGGTCGTTGGTCATGTGGCGGGCGGTATGCTTGTGCTCGTCCTTGCGCTTTGGCGTCTGGGCCTGCGGCGCAAGCATGGTGTGCCGCCTTTGCCCGAAGAAGAGGGGCCGCTGGGCCGCGCGCTGGCGCATCTCACGCATGGGGCGCTATATGCGCTGATGCTGCTTATGCCAGTGTCTGGCGCTGTGGCTTGGTTTGGATCTAGCGAGAGCGCGGCCTATGCCCATGGTTTGCTGCGCTTTGGGATGCTTGGCTTTGTTGCGCTGCATGTGGTGGGCGCGCTCTATCACCAGTTTGTTCTCAAGGATAATCTGATGGCGCGGATGAAACGCACGCGGTAG
- a CDS encoding CTP synthetase, whose translation MLRIALIFHLFIGTTLAGVAMVAALTMGYDTLQPVLLSALLGFLVSIPVTWYIAKAVYENT comes from the coding sequence ATGCTCCGTATTGCGCTTATTTTTCATTTGTTTATCGGTACGACGCTTGCTGGCGTCGCCATGGTTGCGGCTCTGACGATGGGCTATGATACGTTGCAGCCTGTGTTGCTGTCGGCGTTGCTCGGGTTTCTCGTGTCGATCCCTGTGACATGGTATATCGCAAAAGCGGTCTATGAGAACACGTGA
- a CDS encoding alkylphosphonate utilization protein yields MTCPLCSADADLIAIDVDGGPFGAQAEVCALCAEQIAGEPDANHWRGLASAMWSEEPAVQVIAARMLKRLSGEGWAQDLAEQLYLDDETQAWADNVAAASDHKDANGAALAQGDTVVLIKDLPVKGAGFTAKRGTAVRGISLVADNPEHIEGRVEGQRIVILTQYVKKK; encoded by the coding sequence ATGACCTGCCCGCTTTGCTCTGCTGATGCTGACTTGATTGCGATTGATGTGGACGGTGGACCGTTTGGTGCGCAAGCTGAAGTTTGTGCGCTTTGCGCCGAACAGATCGCGGGCGAGCCAGATGCCAACCACTGGCGTGGTCTTGCTTCGGCGATGTGGAGTGAGGAGCCTGCAGTTCAGGTGATCGCGGCACGGATGCTGAAGCGGCTGTCTGGCGAAGGCTGGGCGCAAGATCTGGCTGAGCAGCTTTACCTAGACGACGAGACGCAGGCTTGGGCGGATAATGTCGCCGCCGCGTCAGACCATAAGGACGCCAACGGCGCGGCTCTGGCGCAGGGCGATACTGTTGTTTTGATCAAGGATCTTCCTGTCAAAGGCGCAGGGTTTACGGCCAAGCGTGGCACGGCTGTGCGCGGGATCAGTCTTGTGGCGGACAACCCCGAGCACATCGAAGGCCGCGTGGAAGGCCAGCGGATTGTTATCCTCACGCAGTATGTGAAGAAGAAATAG
- a CDS encoding fumarylacetoacetate hydrolase family protein yields the protein MADYLFEPAEVFALEVKGDAKLYPLRRIFCVGRNYAAHAAEMGNEVDREAPWYFTKQVAHAVTSGAVLPYPPGTENYHHEMELAFVLGASVFRANAAEAQAAIYAYGCALDMTRRDRQQDGKDNRRPWSLGKDVEGSAVLGPLTKAEAFGAVADQRIYLEVNGVTRQDASLEEMVWSCGEIVAHLSRYYHLGAGDIILTGTPAGVGPVVAGDSIRGGIEGLEGVSLTLGTAE from the coding sequence GTGGCCGATTATCTATTCGAACCCGCCGAAGTTTTTGCACTTGAGGTGAAGGGTGATGCCAAACTCTATCCCCTGCGACGCATTTTTTGTGTGGGGCGTAACTATGCCGCCCATGCGGCTGAGATGGGCAATGAAGTCGACCGCGAGGCACCTTGGTATTTTACCAAGCAGGTGGCGCATGCTGTCACGAGTGGTGCGGTGCTGCCTTATCCGCCAGGGACAGAAAATTATCATCATGAGATGGAGCTGGCCTTTGTGCTTGGTGCGTCTGTTTTTCGCGCCAATGCAGCCGAAGCGCAGGCGGCGATTTATGCCTATGGATGCGCACTTGATATGACGCGTCGGGACCGTCAGCAGGACGGCAAGGACAACCGCAGACCATGGTCCCTTGGGAAGGATGTAGAAGGCTCGGCCGTGCTTGGTCCGCTGACCAAAGCTGAAGCGTTTGGTGCAGTGGCGGATCAGCGCATCTATCTTGAGGTGAATGGCGTGACACGGCAGGACGCCAGCCTCGAAGAAATGGTCTGGAGCTGCGGTGAGATCGTTGCGCATCTTTCGCGGTACTATCATCTCGGTGCGGGTGACATCATCCTGACAGGAACGCCTGCGGGCGTTGGGCCTGTGGTTGCAGGGGATAGTATCAGAGGAGGGATTGAGGGGCTGGAAGGCGTAAGCCTGACGCTCGGCACCGCTGAGTAG